One genomic segment of Salinibacter grassmerensis includes these proteins:
- a CDS encoding insulinase family protein, giving the protein MDWTSLREYGSRIGLTFTALLVLLAGAALPAQGQDLLQQFEDKVTTFTLDNGLDFVVIERHDAPVASFATYADVGSVDEPEGKTGIAHMFEHMAFKGTTTISTKDIENEMQALERQEEVYLQLRRERAKGPQADSSRITELEEQFEQATQEAESYIEKGEFENILERNGASGINASTSSDATRYFYSLPANKAELFFALESDRFANPVLREFYTERDVVMEERRQRTESSPTGRLVEEFLTTAFKAHPYGNPTIGHMSDLEKLSRTDAKKFFEKHYGPRNLTVGIAGDVDPEQMRSLAEEYFGSLTGGGEPLPVRTEEPEQISERRTVIREQTQPFVMVGFHRGSMQNEDAPVYDVLSDVLTGGRTSRLYESLVTEEKALQVQALPAFPGSKYDTMFGIFGVPNRGVSPDSVEHMIYDELEAIKENGITQEELERAKTRARSNLIGQLDSNQGLALQFAQMEELKGDWRSVFRRLDAIESITADDVQRVAQNTFKQSNRTVAMIKTTDDEQQPTAAAN; this is encoded by the coding sequence ATGGATTGGACTTCGCTTCGCGAGTACGGGTCGCGGATCGGCCTCACGTTCACGGCACTCCTGGTCCTGCTGGCGGGTGCGGCACTGCCCGCGCAGGGGCAAGACTTGCTGCAGCAATTTGAGGACAAGGTAACCACCTTCACGCTGGACAACGGGTTGGACTTCGTGGTGATCGAGCGCCATGATGCGCCCGTTGCCTCGTTCGCGACGTACGCCGACGTGGGGTCGGTCGACGAGCCGGAGGGCAAGACTGGCATCGCCCATATGTTCGAACACATGGCGTTCAAGGGCACGACCACGATCAGCACGAAGGACATCGAGAACGAAATGCAGGCTCTGGAGCGCCAGGAGGAGGTCTACCTGCAGCTTCGACGGGAGCGGGCGAAAGGCCCGCAGGCCGACTCGTCCCGCATCACGGAGCTAGAGGAACAGTTTGAGCAGGCCACGCAAGAGGCCGAGTCGTACATTGAGAAGGGAGAGTTTGAAAACATCCTGGAACGGAATGGGGCGAGCGGAATCAACGCCAGTACGTCGTCCGACGCGACCCGGTACTTTTACAGCCTGCCGGCCAACAAGGCAGAGCTGTTTTTTGCCCTCGAATCCGACCGATTCGCGAACCCGGTCCTTCGCGAGTTTTATACTGAGCGCGACGTGGTCATGGAGGAGCGTCGCCAGCGCACCGAGTCGAGTCCCACAGGCCGTTTGGTCGAAGAGTTCTTGACCACAGCCTTCAAGGCGCATCCCTACGGCAATCCGACCATCGGCCACATGTCGGACCTCGAAAAGCTGTCGCGGACCGACGCCAAGAAGTTTTTTGAGAAGCACTACGGCCCGCGCAACCTTACTGTCGGGATCGCCGGGGACGTCGACCCGGAGCAGATGCGGTCCCTCGCAGAGGAGTACTTTGGAAGCCTGACCGGTGGGGGTGAGCCGCTTCCGGTCCGGACCGAAGAGCCGGAGCAGATTAGCGAACGCCGGACTGTTATCCGCGAGCAGACCCAGCCGTTCGTAATGGTCGGGTTTCATCGTGGCAGTATGCAGAACGAGGACGCGCCCGTTTATGATGTGCTTTCGGATGTGCTGACGGGCGGCCGCACGAGTCGTCTCTACGAGAGCCTGGTGACCGAGGAGAAGGCCCTTCAGGTCCAGGCCCTGCCGGCTTTTCCGGGTAGCAAGTACGACACCATGTTCGGCATCTTCGGGGTGCCCAACCGGGGAGTCTCGCCGGATAGTGTGGAGCACATGATCTACGATGAATTGGAAGCCATCAAGGAGAACGGCATCACGCAGGAAGAGCTCGAGCGGGCGAAGACGCGGGCACGGTCCAATCTCATCGGACAGCTCGACTCCAATCAGGGACTCGCCCTGCAATTTGCCCAGATGGAGGAGCTGAAGGGGGACTGGCGCTCGGTGTTTCGGCGGCTCGACGCCATCGAATCCATCACGGCCGACGATGTGCAACGGGTGGCACAGAACACGTTCAAGCAGAGCAACCGCACCGTCGCCATGATTAAAACGACCGACGATGAGCAGCAGCCCACGGCCGCCGCGAACTGA
- a CDS encoding DUF493 domain-containing protein, producing the protein MQFINQPDAENDEAWWDRFEELLDDQNDWPTQYTFKFIAPAARLDDLKAVFDDHPVRVRESSKGNYKSVTAHLRMSSSEEVVEIYERASGIEDVIAL; encoded by the coding sequence ATGCAGTTTATCAATCAGCCGGACGCCGAAAACGACGAGGCCTGGTGGGACCGTTTTGAGGAATTGCTCGACGACCAGAACGACTGGCCGACACAATACACCTTCAAATTTATCGCCCCGGCGGCCCGACTGGACGACCTGAAAGCCGTGTTCGACGACCACCCGGTCCGGGTTCGGGAGTCCAGCAAGGGAAACTACAAGAGCGTGACCGCCCACCTCCGCATGTCGTCCAGTGAGGAGGTCGTCGAGATCTACGAACGGGCCTCCGGCATTGAAGACGTGATCGCTCTGTAG
- a CDS encoding rhodanese-like domain-containing protein, producing MHRLFASLLCAVALQAGCSEALTWRAVDHMIATDYPDVTALTTDSLAEQLADDASPTPVLLDARSPEEYAVSHLRGARRVSPSAEAYPALDSLAADTPIVVYCSVGYRSAGVVAALQTQGFSHVYNLEGSIFRWANQGRPVYRDGKPVSAVHPYDASWGQLLTDSLRAYQAPGDRTPQEQGSLDEL from the coding sequence ATGCACAGGCTCTTCGCGTCGCTGCTGTGTGCGGTGGCCCTCCAGGCCGGTTGCTCAGAGGCACTGACCTGGCGGGCGGTCGACCACATGATCGCAACCGACTACCCAGATGTCACCGCCCTCACCACCGACTCGCTCGCCGAACAGTTGGCCGACGATGCATCCCCTACTCCTGTCTTGTTAGACGCCCGCTCGCCCGAGGAATACGCTGTGAGCCACCTGCGGGGAGCACGGCGTGTGAGCCCGTCGGCGGAGGCTTACCCGGCACTGGACAGCCTCGCAGCGGACACGCCAATCGTGGTGTACTGCTCGGTCGGATACCGGTCCGCAGGCGTGGTGGCGGCGCTGCAGACGCAAGGCTTTTCCCACGTCTACAACCTAGAGGGCTCCATCTTCCGCTGGGCAAACCAGGGGCGACCGGTCTACCGGGACGGCAAGCCGGTGTCCGCCGTCCACCCGTACGATGCGTCCTGGGGCCAGCTGCTGACGGATTCCTTGCGGGCCTACCAGGCGCCCGGGGACCGTACACCGCAAGAGCAGGGGTCCCTCGACGAATTGTAG
- a CDS encoding cyclase family protein — protein MPRSMRRCGLLLLAFVLAGSAQAQDHGLWTMYQHHLKGAKYVDLTFAFEPTSPVWPGFNNAKFGAAAAGNAIPGYVEEGETYTYDEHGFVATSYVLPTDQYGTQLDPPAHWNKRGATISDLPPTYAVRPLVVVDVHEKVAKEPGYHAKVDDVKAWEEEHGEIPAGAVVMFRSDWHERWTTEPDRYNQTPFPGVALETAKYLHEERDILFHGHEPLDTDTTAGLVTEDWILNNNYAQAEGVTNLDQVPERGALIAIGFAKPKGGTGGYARYVAICPPDWEHGVTMDEAPGAPLPEHDQPLQRDENGVMRPAPADSEQ, from the coding sequence ATGCCTCGTTCCATGCGCCGCTGCGGATTGCTTCTCTTAGCGTTCGTTCTAGCCGGTTCCGCGCAGGCCCAGGATCATGGGCTTTGGACCATGTATCAGCACCACCTGAAGGGAGCGAAGTACGTGGACCTTACGTTCGCCTTCGAACCCACGAGTCCCGTCTGGCCCGGGTTCAACAACGCCAAGTTTGGCGCCGCGGCGGCCGGAAACGCCATCCCGGGGTACGTGGAGGAGGGGGAGACGTACACCTACGACGAGCATGGCTTCGTCGCCACCTCCTACGTGCTGCCAACCGATCAGTACGGCACGCAACTCGACCCGCCGGCTCACTGGAACAAGCGCGGTGCTACGATCAGCGACCTGCCCCCAACCTACGCGGTCCGTCCGCTCGTGGTGGTAGACGTGCATGAGAAGGTTGCCAAGGAGCCGGGCTACCACGCGAAAGTGGACGACGTGAAGGCCTGGGAGGAGGAGCACGGAGAGATTCCGGCCGGGGCGGTGGTGATGTTTCGGTCCGACTGGCACGAGCGGTGGACGACCGAGCCGGACCGCTACAACCAGACGCCGTTCCCCGGTGTGGCTCTGGAGACGGCCAAGTATCTCCACGAGGAGCGGGACATTCTCTTCCACGGCCACGAGCCGCTCGACACAGATACGACCGCTGGCCTTGTCACCGAAGACTGGATCCTCAACAACAACTATGCGCAGGCCGAGGGGGTGACGAACCTGGACCAGGTGCCGGAGCGTGGTGCCCTTATCGCCATCGGGTTTGCCAAGCCGAAGGGGGGCACCGGTGGCTATGCCCGCTACGTCGCCATCTGCCCGCCCGACTGGGAGCACGGCGTAACGATGGACGAGGCGCCCGGTGCGCCCCTCCCCGAACACGACCAGCCGCTGCAGCGGGATGAGAATGGAGTCATGCGCCCCGCCCCGGCGGACTCAGAACAGTAA
- the thiD gene encoding bifunctional hydroxymethylpyrimidine kinase/phosphomethylpyrimidine kinase, producing MPTKPVALTIAGSDSGGGAGIQADLKALEANGVFGTSALAAITAQNTEEVAQAHDLPPSLVAAQIDAVVTDMDVQVTKTGMLSAPPIIEAVADRVATHDLRPFVVDPVMISKTGFKLLQDEAIDTLVNDLLPLATLVTPNVHEAEHLTDVEIETPDDLRAAAEALLEHGPDAVLVKGGHLSGADDAVDVLTDGETTRRFQAPRIDTEHTHGTGCTYASAIAAHLAKGHDLGAAVDRAKRYVTGAIRHALPLGHGRGPTNHFFHLDPEAALAETDVTAVST from the coding sequence ATGCCCACGAAACCAGTAGCCCTCACCATCGCCGGAAGCGACTCTGGAGGGGGCGCCGGCATCCAGGCCGATCTCAAGGCCCTGGAGGCGAACGGCGTCTTTGGCACGTCGGCCCTCGCAGCCATCACGGCGCAGAACACCGAAGAGGTTGCGCAGGCGCACGACCTGCCGCCGTCACTCGTGGCCGCCCAGATCGACGCTGTCGTGACCGACATGGACGTCCAGGTGACCAAGACCGGGATGCTCTCGGCGCCCCCAATTATCGAGGCGGTGGCCGATCGAGTGGCGACCCACGACCTACGCCCGTTCGTGGTTGATCCGGTCATGATATCAAAGACGGGATTCAAGCTGCTACAGGACGAGGCCATTGACACGCTGGTCAACGATCTCCTTCCCCTGGCCACCCTCGTCACGCCGAACGTCCACGAGGCGGAGCACCTCACCGACGTGGAGATCGAAACGCCTGATGACCTGCGGGCGGCCGCGGAGGCGCTGCTGGAGCACGGCCCGGACGCCGTGCTCGTAAAAGGAGGGCACCTGTCCGGAGCCGACGATGCGGTGGACGTGCTCACAGACGGCGAGACGACCCGGCGCTTCCAGGCCCCACGGATCGATACGGAGCATACCCACGGCACTGGCTGTACCTACGCCTCCGCCATCGCCGCTCACCTGGCGAAGGGGCACGACCTGGGCGCGGCCGTGGACCGGGCAAAGCGGTACGTGACCGGCGCCATCCGCCACGCCCTGCCGCTCGGGCACGGACGGGGGCCCACGAACCACTTTTTTCACCTCGACCCCGAGGCGGCCCTTGCCGAGACCGATGTAACCGCCGTGTCGACGTAG
- a CDS encoding thiamine phosphate synthase produces MPLMGALPYPRLALIADGFTSDARADRAIEAVRAGVRWVHLRDHEAGPEAFATAAHTLADRLRAAADGVTVTVNSRVDVAEALGGGAHVGWRGPSVEKTRELLGAGALIGYSAHEHVEAEGGRTQGVDYYFFSPVFPTSSKPDQPPAGVGPLRAFCRAAAPVPVFALGGITPERVSVCRAAGARGVAVLSGIMNVDTPRAAARAYLRALAEHA; encoded by the coding sequence ATGCCACTCATGGGCGCCCTTCCATATCCCCGCCTGGCCCTCATTGCCGACGGCTTTACGAGCGACGCCCGGGCTGATCGGGCGATCGAGGCGGTGCGGGCGGGGGTGCGCTGGGTGCACCTGCGGGATCATGAGGCGGGCCCAGAGGCATTCGCGACGGCGGCGCACACTCTTGCGGATCGTCTCCGGGCCGCGGCCGACGGCGTCACCGTTACGGTCAACAGTCGCGTCGATGTCGCGGAGGCGCTCGGAGGCGGGGCACACGTCGGGTGGCGAGGGCCCTCGGTGGAAAAGACCCGTGAGCTGCTGGGGGCGGGGGCCCTCATCGGCTACTCCGCCCACGAACATGTTGAGGCGGAGGGGGGACGCACACAGGGGGTTGATTATTACTTTTTTAGTCCGGTTTTTCCAACCTCCAGCAAGCCGGATCAGCCCCCAGCGGGTGTAGGGCCGCTTCGCGCTTTTTGTCGCGCCGCGGCCCCGGTGCCTGTATTTGCCCTCGGCGGCATCACCCCCGAACGGGTTTCGGTGTGCCGGGCAGCCGGCGCCCGTGGGGTGGCCGTGCTGTCGGGAATCATGAACGTAGACACGCCCCGCGCCGCGGCTCGTGCCTACCTGCGCGCACTCGCCGAGCACGCCTAG
- a CDS encoding thiazole synthase has product MSDATHANGTVANETDDALVVGDHSFSSRIIVGTSRYPNPQVMLDALEATGTELVTVAIRRVNIENPAPESHLDLLRRGGYEILPNTAGCYTAREAVLTARLAREALGTDLLKLEVIGDDETLMPDVEQLLDAAKTLVDDGFTVLAYANDDPITCRKLADLGCAAVMPLGSPIGSGMGIVNPYNLRIIREMIEDTPLIVDAGIGTASDAVTAMELGYDGILLNTAIAQAQHPVDMGRAMRRAVEAGRTAHHAGRMPRRLYADASSSMEGRIGT; this is encoded by the coding sequence ATGAGTGACGCCACGCACGCCAACGGAACGGTCGCGAACGAGACGGACGACGCCCTCGTGGTGGGCGACCATTCCTTCTCGTCCCGCATCATCGTGGGGACGAGCCGCTACCCAAACCCGCAGGTCATGCTTGATGCCCTGGAGGCGACGGGGACCGAACTGGTCACCGTTGCCATCCGGCGGGTCAACATCGAGAATCCGGCCCCCGAGAGTCACCTTGATCTTCTTCGCAGGGGCGGGTACGAGATCCTGCCGAACACGGCGGGCTGCTACACCGCCCGCGAGGCGGTCTTGACGGCGCGCCTTGCCCGAGAGGCCCTGGGCACGGACCTCCTCAAGCTGGAGGTGATTGGGGACGACGAGACGCTCATGCCGGACGTAGAGCAGCTGCTTGACGCCGCAAAGACGCTCGTCGACGACGGCTTTACGGTCCTCGCCTACGCCAACGACGACCCCATTACGTGCCGCAAGCTGGCGGACCTCGGGTGTGCGGCCGTCATGCCCCTCGGATCGCCCATCGGGAGTGGCATGGGCATCGTCAATCCGTACAACCTGCGCATCATCCGTGAGATGATCGAGGACACGCCCCTGATCGTCGACGCCGGGATTGGGACGGCGAGCGACGCCGTGACGGCGATGGAGCTGGGCTACGACGGCATCCTGCTCAACACGGCGATTGCCCAGGCCCAGCATCCGGTCGACATGGGCCGTGCCATGCGCCGGGCGGTTGAGGCCGGGCGGACGGCCCACCACGCCGGACGCATGCCACGGCGTCTGTACGCCGATGCGTCGTCGTCCATGGAGGGACGGATTGGGACGTGA
- the thiS gene encoding sulfur carrier protein ThiS: protein MSSPTDTSIPITVNGNGRTVPEEYPLTELLRDLEIDPDNEDETAGVAVALNESVVRRQDWEDVRLAEEDSIEVIQAQPGG, encoded by the coding sequence ATGAGTTCCCCGACCGACACCTCCATTCCCATCACGGTCAACGGGAACGGGCGCACTGTGCCCGAGGAGTATCCGTTGACCGAGCTGCTCCGGGACCTGGAGATCGATCCCGATAATGAGGACGAGACCGCCGGGGTTGCGGTGGCGCTCAATGAGAGCGTGGTTCGCCGACAGGATTGGGAGGACGTGCGGCTGGCCGAGGAGGACTCGATTGAGGTGATCCAGGCACAGCCGGGCGGGTAA
- the thiO gene encoding glycine oxidase ThiO has protein sequence MTRDVLIVGGGTVGLSIGFELVRRGTPVTVLEKETAGRGTSYQAAGMLAPDAEIEFEERELYDFNRESLRRWPDFADRVEAASGQSVDYRDEGTLIVADDRDAAEALERLYEFQRDQGLDVEWLTGEEARDVEPFVSPSLAAAVYAPSDHQVDNRRLVEALRTAFEAEGGTLHEDTPVEAVVPDGEVPAVRTAGGERIEGKRVVVAAGVWSRELDGLTPDATPPVRPVKGQSIQLRSKRPFDLRHVIRGPEAYLAPKSDGRIVMGATSEEMGFDTTVTAGGLYDLLEGGWEVVPGIRDLPVDETWAGLRPASRDHAPLLGRSAAPGVLMATGHYRHGILLTPITAEEMARLIRTGETSDWLQPFSPRRFSDAKSPTRSA, from the coding sequence ATGACTCGAGACGTACTGATCGTTGGAGGGGGCACCGTCGGACTGAGCATTGGCTTTGAGCTTGTCCGCCGCGGAACGCCCGTGACCGTTCTCGAGAAGGAGACGGCGGGGCGCGGTACCTCGTACCAGGCCGCGGGCATGCTGGCCCCCGACGCCGAGATTGAATTCGAGGAGCGGGAACTCTACGACTTCAACCGGGAAAGCCTGCGGCGCTGGCCCGACTTCGCCGATCGGGTGGAGGCGGCGTCCGGCCAGTCGGTCGACTACCGCGACGAGGGGACGCTCATCGTGGCCGACGACCGCGACGCCGCCGAGGCGCTGGAACGGCTCTACGAGTTCCAGCGAGACCAGGGCCTGGACGTGGAGTGGCTCACCGGGGAGGAAGCGCGCGACGTGGAGCCGTTCGTGTCCCCGAGCCTCGCCGCCGCCGTGTACGCGCCCTCGGATCACCAGGTTGACAACCGCCGCCTCGTGGAGGCCCTGCGGACGGCGTTCGAGGCGGAGGGGGGCACGCTGCACGAAGACACACCCGTTGAGGCCGTCGTGCCGGACGGGGAGGTCCCGGCGGTCCGGACGGCCGGTGGCGAGCGCATCGAGGGAAAACGTGTCGTGGTGGCGGCGGGCGTCTGGTCTCGCGAGTTGGACGGCCTCACGCCCGACGCGACGCCGCCGGTGCGTCCCGTGAAGGGACAGTCGATTCAACTGCGCAGCAAACGCCCCTTCGACCTTCGGCACGTGATTCGGGGGCCGGAGGCATACCTTGCTCCCAAGAGTGACGGGCGGATCGTGATGGGGGCCACGAGCGAAGAAATGGGCTTCGACACGACGGTGACGGCGGGGGGGCTCTACGACCTCCTGGAGGGCGGATGGGAAGTGGTGCCGGGCATCCGAGACCTGCCGGTCGACGAGACATGGGCCGGATTGCGGCCCGCGAGCCGCGACCACGCCCCCCTCCTGGGACGGTCGGCGGCGCCCGGCGTGCTCATGGCGACTGGGCACTATCGTCACGGGATCCTGCTGACGCCCATCACGGCCGAAGAGATGGCGCGACTGATTCGCACCGGAGAAACCTCGGACTGGCTACAGCCGTTTTCTCCCCGTCGTTTTTCCGATGCCAAGTCCCCGACAAGGTCTGCATGA
- a CDS encoding NAD(P)/FAD-dependent oxidoreductase: MRYDADIIVVGAGLAGACAAFTLSRNHEVHVLEADAPASGASGAAAGLVNPFMGRRARPIWRLREALDAVPTLLEAAGAPTLFPDTGVLRPAVEPDQVEPFQEAAETHPDLATWLSPATVRDRHPAVQPDHGALFVPQGGAVNVGAMVRELLDGATTRGATVETQAPVLYWRETPGAAVVEVDRGTDTEDLRADRVVLALGQGYPPFPELRRLGLGGVKGQTVRIRRPEAPSGSLPPMSGRGYIVPEGDTFVLGSNYENNFEDLTPTPDATEYIQGKTSDMIPGVQHAEVLDEVAGVRVKHSETNLPLLGPLPRRDRLWTFTALGSKGLLTAPLLALDLPTYLNAPGKIPDPVSTLKG, translated from the coding sequence ATGCGTTACGACGCCGACATCATCGTCGTGGGGGCCGGCCTGGCCGGGGCCTGTGCGGCCTTTACCCTGAGCCGCAACCACGAGGTCCACGTGCTGGAGGCCGACGCCCCCGCGTCCGGGGCATCGGGGGCCGCCGCGGGCCTCGTCAACCCGTTCATGGGCCGCCGCGCCCGCCCCATCTGGCGCCTGCGGGAGGCCCTCGACGCCGTGCCGACGCTCCTGGAGGCGGCCGGCGCCCCAACCCTCTTTCCCGACACCGGCGTGCTCCGACCCGCCGTGGAGCCGGATCAAGTCGAGCCATTCCAGGAGGCCGCCGAGACGCATCCAGACCTTGCCACCTGGCTCTCTCCGGCCACGGTTCGAGATCGACATCCCGCTGTGCAGCCCGACCACGGTGCGCTCTTCGTCCCCCAGGGCGGCGCCGTGAACGTCGGGGCGATGGTCCGGGAACTTCTGGACGGGGCGACGACCCGCGGGGCAACGGTCGAGACGCAGGCGCCCGTTCTATACTGGCGCGAGACGCCCGGTGCCGCGGTGGTGGAGGTCGATCGCGGCACCGACACTGAAGACCTCCGGGCCGACCGCGTGGTCCTCGCCCTCGGGCAGGGCTACCCCCCGTTCCCGGAATTGCGGCGACTGGGACTGGGCGGCGTAAAGGGCCAGACCGTTCGCATCCGCCGCCCCGAGGCCCCCTCGGGTTCTCTTCCGCCGATGTCAGGGCGGGGCTACATCGTGCCCGAGGGCGACACGTTCGTCCTCGGTAGCAACTACGAAAACAACTTTGAAGACCTCACGCCCACTCCGGACGCGACCGAATACATCCAGGGGAAAACCAGCGACATGATCCCAGGCGTGCAACACGCTGAGGTGCTGGACGAGGTGGCGGGCGTCCGGGTAAAACACTCCGAAACGAACCTGCCGCTCCTCGGCCCCCTCCCCCGTCGCGATCGGCTCTGGACGTTTACCGCCCTCGGATCGAAGGGCCTCCTCACCGCCCCCCTTCTCGCCCTTGATCTGCCCACCTACCTCAACGCTCCTGGCAAAATCCCCGATCCTGTCTCCACGCTGAAGGGGTAG
- a CDS encoding pyridoxal phosphate-dependent decarboxylase family protein, whose translation MSTQPSPTADALLRRALQHVEDWEQSWGAFDRHDSLDVHSDRLDSALDEYLERLEGNYPFHHPRYAGQMLKPPHPVALAAYAAAQRINPNNHALDGGPPTSQMEKEVVADLAGMLGLPDTSLGHLTGGGTVANLEALWVARELHPDQALAVAESAHYTHGRMSDVLDMEVVPVPADAHGRIDLDALDRVLDQHSIGTVVLTAGTTGLGTVDPIDDAIPLCEAHDARVHVDGAYGGFFRLLTEDAAPEIPGFPAERFRAIEEADSVAIDPHKHGLQPYGCGCILFRDPAVGRFYQHDSPYTYFTSDDLHLGEISLECSRAGAAAGALWCTLKALPLEPDDGLGPILAACVRAARTWTDAVEDTDALDVVAPPETDIVSYVPATTESSLSAVHEASQALFDAAMNDPDDPIFTSVYRLSADVLTALRPSLTADRDEAAVLRSVLMKPEHETYAPDLVDRLATKAQSLKPSAS comes from the coding sequence GTGTCCACGCAACCCTCCCCCACCGCCGACGCCCTCCTCCGTCGCGCCCTCCAACACGTCGAGGACTGGGAGCAGTCCTGGGGCGCATTCGACCGCCACGACTCCCTCGACGTCCACTCGGACCGCCTTGACAGCGCCCTCGATGAATACCTGGAGCGCCTGGAGGGGAACTACCCGTTTCACCACCCGCGCTACGCGGGGCAGATGCTGAAGCCGCCCCATCCCGTTGCCCTGGCGGCGTACGCGGCGGCCCAGCGCATCAACCCCAACAACCACGCGCTCGACGGCGGGCCGCCCACCAGCCAGATGGAAAAGGAGGTCGTGGCCGACCTGGCCGGCATGCTCGGGCTTCCCGACACCAGCCTCGGCCACCTCACCGGCGGCGGCACCGTGGCCAACCTGGAGGCGCTCTGGGTGGCGCGCGAACTGCACCCGGACCAGGCGCTCGCCGTGGCGGAAAGCGCCCACTACACCCACGGGCGCATGAGCGACGTGCTGGACATGGAAGTGGTGCCCGTGCCGGCGGACGCCCACGGCCGGATCGACCTGGACGCCCTCGACCGCGTTCTGGACCAACACTCGATCGGGACCGTCGTGCTCACGGCCGGGACGACCGGGCTCGGCACGGTGGATCCGATCGACGACGCGATTCCGCTGTGTGAGGCGCACGACGCCCGCGTTCACGTAGACGGCGCCTACGGAGGCTTTTTTCGGCTGCTGACGGAGGACGCGGCACCCGAGATTCCGGGCTTTCCGGCGGAGCGATTTCGCGCGATCGAGGAGGCCGACTCCGTGGCGATCGATCCGCACAAGCACGGGCTCCAGCCGTACGGCTGCGGATGCATTCTCTTCCGCGACCCGGCGGTCGGGCGCTTCTACCAGCACGACTCGCCCTATACCTACTTCACGTCCGACGACCTGCATCTCGGCGAGATCAGCCTGGAGTGCTCACGTGCCGGGGCGGCGGCCGGGGCGCTCTGGTGCACGCTGAAGGCTCTGCCCCTGGAGCCGGACGACGGGCTCGGCCCCATCCTTGCCGCCTGCGTGCGGGCGGCCCGCACATGGACCGACGCGGTAGAGGACACCGATGCCCTCGACGTCGTGGCCCCCCCGGAGACCGACATCGTCTCGTACGTGCCCGCGACAACGGAATCGTCCCTCTCCGCCGTCCACGAGGCGAGCCAGGCCCTCTTCGACGCGGCCATGAACGACCCGGACGATCCCATCTTCACCAGCGTCTACCGGCTCTCTGCGGACGTGCTGACGGCCCTTCGCCCGTCTCTCACCGCCGATCGGGACGAGGCCGCCGTCCTGCGCAGCGTGCTAATGAAGCCGGAGCACGAGACGTACGCTCCCGATCTGGTGGACCGGCTCGCGACCAAGGCCCAGTCGCTCAAGCCCTCGGCGTCGTAG
- a CDS encoding SPOR domain-containing protein, whose translation MRLYSPLAVLALAVVLGACTGTSQTSGQGGPAEPAPEPTDKASSVAEYETFDPSAYDARPPERTVGVTHQVPDRLLQGRADEGVQQTVEGFRVQVFSARDKQAAQDFQVKVRQWWENHKAEAPTSVLGEEPPIVVQYSQPYYRVRMGAFAGRDAAEEALAFVRSAYPNAFISRGTVTVTR comes from the coding sequence ATGCGTCTCTATTCACCCCTCGCCGTCCTCGCGCTAGCCGTCGTGCTGGGTGCCTGTACCGGGACGTCGCAGACCTCCGGGCAGGGCGGCCCCGCCGAGCCTGCGCCGGAGCCCACGGACAAGGCGTCGTCGGTGGCCGAGTACGAGACGTTCGATCCGTCGGCGTACGACGCCCGCCCGCCGGAGCGCACCGTGGGGGTAACCCACCAGGTGCCCGACCGGCTGCTACAGGGGCGGGCGGACGAGGGCGTGCAGCAAACCGTCGAGGGGTTTCGGGTTCAGGTGTTCTCGGCGCGGGACAAGCAGGCGGCGCAGGACTTTCAGGTGAAGGTGCGGCAGTGGTGGGAGAACCACAAGGCGGAGGCCCCAACCTCGGTGCTGGGGGAGGAGCCGCCCATCGTCGTTCAGTACTCGCAGCCGTACTACCGGGTGCGGATGGGGGCCTTTGCCGGGCGCGACGCGGCTGAGGAGGCGCTTGCGTTCGTCAGAAGCGCGTATCCGAATGCCTTCATCTCCCGCGGCACGGTGACGGTGACGAGGTAA